One window of Microbacterium sp. 1S1 genomic DNA carries:
- a CDS encoding YajQ family cyclic di-GMP-binding protein: MADSSFDIVSKVDRQEAENALNQARKEVEQRYDFKGTGASIAWSGEQILITANTEERANAVLDVFQSKLIKRGISLKSLDSGEPFASGKEFRIVSSLKDGISSENAKKIGKIIRDEGPKGVKSQIQGDELRVQSKSRDDLQAVIALLKGSDLDIDLQFINYR, translated from the coding sequence ATGGCTGACAGTTCCTTTGACATCGTCTCGAAAGTGGATCGCCAGGAGGCCGAGAACGCCCTGAACCAGGCACGCAAAGAGGTGGAGCAGCGCTACGACTTCAAGGGGACCGGTGCTTCGATCGCCTGGAGCGGCGAGCAGATCCTCATCACCGCGAACACCGAGGAGCGCGCGAACGCCGTCCTCGACGTGTTCCAGTCCAAGCTCATCAAGCGCGGCATCTCGCTGAAGAGCCTCGACTCGGGCGAGCCCTTCGCCAGCGGCAAGGAGTTCCGCATCGTGTCGAGCCTGAAGGACGGCATCTCGTCGGAGAACGCGAAGAAGATCGGCAAGATCATCCGCGACGAGGGGCCCAAGGGCGTGAAGAGTCAGATCCAGGGCGACGAGCTGCGTGTGCAGTCCAAGAGCCGCGACGACCTCCAGGCCGTGATCGCGCTCCTCAAGGGCAGCGACCTCGACATCGATCTGCAGTTCATCAACTACCGCTGA
- a CDS encoding polyprenyl synthetase family protein, with protein MTSSPSAPGSRLASRLGFSDRVFVGPAARRIARTIEDGLELVETGLADDVRVADPLADAASRYLYEAGGKRIRPVLTLLAAQLGDGNTREVIDVAKALEITHLGSLYHDDVMDGADRRRGVPAAQTVWGNNIAILTGDILFSRASQLMSRLGERAIRLQADTFERLVLGQMHETLGPQPDDDPIAFYIQVLADKTGSLIAAATQGGVIFSNAPAEYEEPLRVYGEKIGVAFQLLDDVIDLSAKPEETGKVPGTDLRAGVPTMPYLLLKAEGDDAATDLAARIDDGVALIADGADPAILDGPLDELRDHAVTQKTLELAHAWTQEAIDALTALPRGTVREALTRFAETLAERSS; from the coding sequence GTGACTTCGAGCCCCAGCGCCCCGGGTTCGCGACTGGCGAGCCGTCTCGGCTTCAGCGATCGCGTCTTCGTCGGTCCCGCCGCGCGTCGCATCGCCCGCACCATCGAGGACGGACTGGAGCTGGTCGAGACCGGGCTGGCGGATGACGTCCGCGTCGCCGACCCGCTCGCGGACGCCGCCAGCCGCTACCTCTACGAGGCCGGTGGGAAGCGCATCCGGCCCGTGCTGACCCTGCTCGCGGCGCAGCTCGGCGACGGCAACACCCGCGAGGTGATCGACGTCGCGAAGGCGCTGGAGATCACTCACCTCGGTTCGCTCTACCACGACGACGTCATGGACGGCGCCGACCGCCGCCGCGGGGTCCCCGCCGCCCAGACGGTGTGGGGCAACAACATCGCCATCCTCACGGGCGACATCCTCTTCTCGCGCGCCAGCCAGCTCATGTCGCGGCTCGGCGAGCGGGCGATCCGGCTCCAGGCCGACACGTTCGAGCGCCTCGTCCTCGGGCAGATGCACGAGACCCTCGGCCCGCAGCCGGACGACGACCCGATCGCCTTCTACATCCAGGTCCTCGCCGACAAGACCGGTTCCCTCATCGCGGCCGCGACCCAGGGCGGCGTGATCTTCTCGAACGCCCCCGCGGAGTACGAAGAGCCGCTGCGCGTCTACGGCGAGAAGATCGGCGTCGCGTTCCAGCTCCTCGACGACGTGATCGACCTGTCGGCCAAGCCCGAGGAGACCGGCAAGGTGCCGGGGACCGACCTGCGCGCCGGTGTCCCGACCATGCCGTACCTCCTGCTCAAGGCGGAGGGCGACGACGCCGCGACCGATCTCGCCGCCCGTATCGACGACGGTGTGGCCCTCATCGCCGACGGCGCAGACCCCGCCATCCTCGACGGACCGCTGGACGAGCTGCGCGACCACGCCGTCACCCAGAAGACCCTCGAGCTCGCCCACGCGTGGACGCAGGAGGCGATCGACGCCCTCACCGCCCTTCCGCGCGGCACCGTGCGCGAAGCGCTCACCCGATTCGCCGAGACCCTCGCCGAGCGCTCCAGCTGA
- a CDS encoding FAD-dependent oxidoreductase yields the protein MTKLRLAIVGAGPAGIYAADILLKAERKFDVSIDLFEQLPAPYGLVRYGVAPDHPRIKGIITALRDVLDRGDIRLFGNVRFGEDITLDDLKKHYNAVIFATGAIRDTTLDIPGIDAVGSYGAADYVSWFDGHPDVPREWPLDAASVAVLGNGNVALDVSRMLAKHAEDLLVTEVPENVYEGLKASAVTDVHVFGRRGPAQVKFTPLELRELGELRDVDMVVYDEDFDYDEASKDAVASNKQVMVIDRILQSWRKRDSVNNAGGTASRRLHLHFWARPVEVRTDENGRVAALVYERTQPDGQGGAVGTGELREVPVQALYRAIGYFGSPLPGVPFDKKHGVIPNHEGQVLAKDSNDRVPGVYATGWIKRGPVGLIGHTKSDAMETVRHLINDQGSWWHPEDPSEDAIPALLAERGVAWTDLEGWHRLDEHEIGLGAPQERARVKVVPREEMVRVSRGE from the coding sequence ATGACCAAGCTGAGACTGGCCATCGTCGGTGCAGGCCCCGCCGGCATCTACGCCGCGGACATCCTCCTGAAGGCCGAGCGCAAGTTCGACGTGTCCATCGACCTGTTCGAGCAGCTGCCGGCCCCGTACGGCCTCGTCCGCTACGGCGTCGCCCCCGATCACCCCCGCATCAAGGGCATCATCACGGCGCTCCGCGACGTGCTCGACCGCGGCGACATCCGCCTCTTCGGCAACGTCCGGTTCGGCGAGGACATCACGCTCGACGACCTCAAGAAGCACTACAACGCGGTCATCTTCGCGACCGGGGCGATCCGCGACACGACGCTCGACATCCCCGGCATCGACGCGGTGGGCTCCTACGGTGCCGCCGACTACGTGAGCTGGTTCGACGGGCACCCGGACGTGCCGCGCGAGTGGCCGCTCGACGCCGCATCGGTCGCCGTCCTGGGCAACGGCAACGTCGCCCTCGACGTCTCCCGCATGCTCGCGAAGCACGCGGAGGACCTCCTCGTCACCGAGGTCCCCGAGAACGTGTACGAGGGTCTCAAGGCGAGCGCCGTCACGGACGTGCACGTCTTCGGCCGCCGTGGTCCCGCCCAGGTCAAGTTCACGCCGCTGGAGCTGCGAGAGCTCGGCGAGCTGCGCGACGTGGACATGGTCGTGTACGACGAGGACTTCGACTACGACGAGGCCTCGAAGGACGCGGTGGCGAGCAACAAGCAGGTCATGGTCATCGACCGCATCCTGCAGTCGTGGCGCAAGCGCGACTCGGTCAACAACGCCGGCGGCACGGCCTCGCGCCGCCTGCACCTGCACTTCTGGGCGCGGCCGGTCGAGGTTCGCACGGACGAGAACGGTCGCGTCGCGGCTCTCGTCTACGAGCGCACGCAGCCGGACGGCCAGGGCGGCGCCGTGGGCACCGGGGAGCTGCGCGAGGTACCCGTACAGGCGCTGTACCGCGCGATCGGCTACTTCGGCTCGCCGCTGCCCGGCGTGCCCTTCGACAAGAAGCACGGCGTCATCCCCAACCACGAGGGCCAGGTGCTCGCGAAGGACTCCAACGACCGCGTCCCCGGCGTGTACGCGACCGGCTGGATCAAGCGCGGCCCGGTCGGCCTCATCGGGCACACGAAGTCCGACGCCATGGAGACCGTCCGTCACCTCATCAACGACCAGGGCTCGTGGTGGCACCCCGAGGACCCGTCGGAGGACGCCATCCCGGCGCTGCTCGCCGAACGCGGCGTCGCCTGGACGGACCTCGAGGGCTGGCACCGTCTGGACGAGCACGAGATCGGCCTCGGCGCCCCGCAGGAGCGCGCGCGTGTGAAGGTCGTCCCGCGCGAAGAGATGGTACGGGTCTCCCGCGGCGAGTGA
- a CDS encoding maltose ABC transporter substrate-binding protein: MKVNKRGMVAAGAIAIVSALTLAGCSTGSGGDDSSSGGDSGGTLTVWVDAERVDALQGAADAYQEKTGVTVKLVGKSVDDMKDDFIQQVPTGKGPDVVMGAHDWLGELSTNGVVAPIELGDSAEDYLPVALQAATYEGTVYMLPYAVENIAVLRNADLVPEPATSFDDMVSKGTFVVEQGAEGNPYHLYPFQTAFGAPVFGTDDSGSYDPTDLQLGSQGGFAFADWLGAQGTAGTLNTDIDGEIAKQQFLDGTAAFWLTGPWNVGAATDAGINVEIDPIPSPTGETASPFAGVKGFFVSAESKNKVAANDFLVNYLGTEDVQLELFKAGNVLPALTAAADTAASDPIIAGFQAVGADAVPMPAIPAMGAVWQFWGVAEAAIINGQDPKATWQKLVDDVTAAIK, encoded by the coding sequence ATGAAGGTGAACAAGAGGGGCATGGTCGCCGCGGGCGCCATCGCCATCGTTTCGGCTCTGACGCTCGCCGGCTGCTCGACCGGATCGGGCGGCGACGACTCTTCCTCCGGTGGAGACAGCGGCGGCACGCTGACCGTCTGGGTCGACGCCGAGCGCGTCGATGCGCTGCAGGGCGCCGCGGACGCGTACCAGGAGAAGACCGGCGTCACGGTCAAGCTCGTGGGGAAGTCGGTCGACGACATGAAGGACGACTTCATCCAGCAGGTGCCGACCGGGAAGGGCCCGGACGTGGTCATGGGCGCTCACGATTGGCTCGGCGAGCTGTCGACCAACGGCGTCGTCGCGCCGATCGAGCTCGGCGACAGCGCAGAGGACTACCTCCCCGTCGCGCTCCAGGCGGCGACCTACGAGGGCACCGTCTACATGCTCCCGTACGCGGTCGAGAACATCGCCGTCCTGCGCAACGCCGACCTCGTCCCGGAGCCCGCGACGAGCTTCGACGACATGGTGTCGAAGGGCACGTTCGTCGTCGAGCAGGGCGCCGAGGGCAACCCGTACCACCTGTACCCGTTCCAGACCGCCTTCGGTGCTCCCGTCTTCGGCACCGACGACAGCGGCAGCTACGACCCGACCGACCTGCAGCTCGGCAGCCAGGGCGGCTTCGCCTTCGCCGACTGGCTGGGCGCCCAGGGCACGGCGGGCACGCTGAACACCGACATCGACGGCGAGATCGCCAAGCAGCAGTTCCTCGACGGCACCGCCGCCTTCTGGCTGACCGGGCCGTGGAACGTGGGCGCGGCCACGGACGCGGGCATCAACGTCGAGATCGACCCGATCCCGAGCCCGACGGGCGAGACGGCCTCGCCGTTCGCCGGCGTCAAGGGCTTCTTCGTGAGCGCCGAGTCGAAGAACAAGGTCGCCGCGAACGACTTCCTCGTCAACTACCTCGGCACGGAGGACGTACAGCTCGAGCTGTTCAAGGCCGGTAACGTCCTTCCGGCTCTGACCGCTGCGGCCGACACCGCGGCGTCCGACCCGATCATCGCGGGCTTCCAGGCCGTCGGCGCCGACGCGGTCCCCATGCCGGCCATCCCGGCGATGGGTGCGGTCTGGCAGTTCTGGGGCGTGGCCGAGGCGGCCATCATCAACGGCCAGGACCCGAAGGCGACGTGGCAGAAGCTCGTCGACGACGTGACCGCCGCGATCAAGTAA
- a CDS encoding alpha/beta hydrolase has product MAEWIPDVLGDEFAQLTLDLGSDEQGPVVATLVRALPDSAPWWERARRRRRLLEGVDVLYVHGWSDYFFQKRLARFWTARGARFFALDLRKYGRSLREGQTPGYVTDLSTYDEDIEAALDAMGRGEGGEEAGRRLILLGHSTGGLTLSLWAARHPGAADALILNSPWLEFQFAPVRAAIAPMVEFQARIRPLDVAPQVDLGYYTRAQQEVADPDDPMEVNTAWRPVQTMAVYAGWLNAILSGHKTVAAGLGIEAPVCVLLSARFVPPTRWSEELTSADSVLVVDDIARAALRLGSTVTVERIEGALHDVFLSRHGAREDAYRRLHRWVVGWSAAQT; this is encoded by the coding sequence ATGGCCGAGTGGATCCCGGATGTGCTCGGTGACGAGTTCGCCCAGCTCACGCTCGACCTCGGCAGCGACGAACAGGGTCCGGTGGTCGCGACCCTCGTCCGGGCGCTGCCGGACTCCGCCCCGTGGTGGGAGCGGGCCCGTCGTCGGCGCCGGCTGCTGGAGGGCGTGGACGTGCTCTACGTCCACGGCTGGTCGGACTACTTCTTCCAGAAGCGGCTCGCGCGCTTCTGGACCGCTCGCGGCGCCCGGTTCTTCGCTCTCGACCTCCGCAAGTACGGCCGCAGCCTCCGTGAGGGGCAGACGCCCGGTTACGTCACCGACCTGTCCACTTACGACGAGGACATCGAGGCTGCCCTCGACGCGATGGGGCGAGGAGAGGGCGGGGAGGAGGCCGGTCGGCGCCTGATCCTGCTCGGGCACTCGACCGGCGGCTTGACCCTGAGCCTGTGGGCGGCACGACATCCGGGTGCGGCCGATGCCCTGATCCTCAACAGTCCCTGGCTCGAGTTCCAGTTCGCGCCCGTGCGCGCCGCCATCGCCCCGATGGTCGAATTCCAGGCGCGCATCCGGCCACTCGACGTCGCGCCGCAGGTCGATCTCGGGTACTACACGCGCGCGCAGCAGGAGGTGGCCGACCCTGACGACCCGATGGAGGTCAACACCGCGTGGCGTCCGGTGCAGACGATGGCCGTCTACGCCGGGTGGCTCAACGCGATCCTGTCCGGACACAAGACCGTGGCCGCCGGACTGGGCATCGAGGCGCCCGTCTGCGTGCTGCTGTCAGCCCGGTTCGTGCCGCCGACCCGCTGGTCGGAGGAGCTGACGTCGGCCGACTCGGTCCTCGTCGTCGACGACATCGCCCGGGCCGCGCTGCGCCTGGGCTCCACCGTGACGGTCGAGCGGATCGAGGGCGCGTTGCACGACGTCTTCCTGTCGCGACATGGGGCCAGGGAGGACGCCTATCGCCGCCTGCACCGCTGGGTCGTCGGCTGGAGCGCGGCTCAGACGTAG
- a CDS encoding sugar ABC transporter permease: MSTVHSTAPARRTAPPRRSFGAWFADTGWRHLVAIVVSAFALFPLLYVVSASLNPQGTLTGSNQLFSAIGIDSYVRILSDPQNPYGTWFLNTLLIAVVTGAVTVFIGACAAYAFSRMRFAGRRVGLVTIVVVQMFPQLLAVVAIFLLMSTLGDWFPAIGLNTHTGLILVYLGGALGVNTYLMYGFFNTIPKEIDEAARIDGAGHARIFFTIILRLVAPILAVVGLLSFIGTVNEYVIASVMLVDVDQQTLVVGLTKLVANPRYADWSAFSAGAVMAAIPVMVLFLFLQKYIVGGLTAGATKG; this comes from the coding sequence ATGAGCACGGTCCACAGCACCGCCCCCGCCCGCCGCACGGCTCCGCCCCGTCGCTCCTTCGGCGCCTGGTTCGCCGACACCGGCTGGCGGCACCTCGTCGCAATCGTCGTGAGCGCGTTCGCCCTCTTCCCGCTCCTGTACGTCGTGTCGGCCTCCCTCAACCCGCAGGGCACCCTCACCGGGTCGAACCAGCTCTTCTCGGCCATCGGGATCGACAGCTACGTGCGCATTCTCAGCGACCCGCAGAATCCCTACGGGACGTGGTTCCTGAACACGCTGCTCATCGCGGTCGTGACGGGTGCGGTCACCGTCTTCATCGGAGCCTGTGCCGCCTATGCCTTCTCCCGCATGCGTTTCGCGGGCCGCCGCGTGGGGCTCGTCACCATCGTCGTGGTGCAGATGTTCCCGCAGCTGCTCGCCGTGGTCGCGATCTTCCTGCTGATGTCGACGCTGGGGGACTGGTTCCCGGCGATCGGCCTCAACACGCACACCGGCCTGATCCTCGTCTACCTCGGGGGAGCGCTCGGCGTGAACACGTACCTCATGTACGGGTTCTTCAACACGATCCCGAAGGAGATCGACGAGGCCGCCCGCATCGACGGCGCCGGACACGCCCGGATCTTCTTCACGATCATCCTGCGCTTGGTGGCCCCGATCCTCGCCGTCGTGGGACTGCTGTCCTTCATCGGCACGGTGAACGAGTACGTGATCGCCAGCGTCATGCTCGTCGACGTGGATCAGCAGACCCTCGTCGTCGGTCTGACCAAGCTCGTGGCGAACCCGCGGTACGCCGACTGGTCGGCCTTCTCTGCCGGCGCCGTCATGGCGGCGATCCCGGTCATGGTGCTGTTCCTCTTCCTCCAGAAGTACATCGTGGGCGGACTGACGGCGGGGGCGACCAAGGGCTGA
- a CDS encoding ABC transporter permease subunit, producing MTDTEERIAPPTPRQRQAATIAEAASRPIGWMLLKILLLAIVDAIAVYAAFVLLAQREWLVLGLVAAVTVVVNYIYFSRKRIAAKYLTPGIIFLVLFQVFTLLYTGYIGFTNYGTGHNGSKEQAISSLLASAQERVEDSPTYPVTVVEQFGTYGLLVTDPEDGDALLGTAEQPLAEVDAEFDGGKAVAVDGWTTLPLATVFTLSEELEQLSVPFSDDPNEGSLRAPDGQNGYLYVSTLAYDADADTITDTATGTVYSDTGDGAFTAEDGEQLLPGWQTTVGLDNFVRAVTDESIRGPLISVTVWTFVFALVSVATTFFLGLLLALVFNNTRMRFRNGYRIILILPYAFPAFLSALVWAGMMNESFGFINQVLFGGAAIPWLTDPVLAKVSVLLVNLWLGFPYMFLVCMGALQGIPDDVNEAAVMDGANAWQIFRRIKLPLLLVTVAPLLISSFAFNFNNFNLIYMLTKGGPRFSDVSIPVGHTDILISMVYKVAFTGQTRDYGLASAFTILIFVVVATISIISFRKTKALEELN from the coding sequence ATGACAGACACCGAAGAGCGCATCGCGCCCCCCACGCCTCGCCAGCGACAGGCGGCCACGATCGCCGAGGCGGCCTCCCGGCCGATCGGGTGGATGCTGCTGAAGATCCTGCTGCTCGCGATCGTCGACGCGATCGCGGTGTACGCGGCGTTCGTGCTCCTCGCCCAGCGCGAATGGCTCGTGCTCGGCCTCGTCGCCGCCGTGACCGTCGTCGTCAACTACATCTACTTCTCCCGCAAGCGGATCGCCGCGAAGTACCTCACGCCGGGGATCATCTTCCTCGTCCTCTTCCAGGTCTTCACGCTCCTCTACACGGGCTACATCGGCTTCACGAACTACGGCACGGGCCACAACGGGAGCAAGGAGCAGGCGATCTCGTCCCTGCTCGCCTCCGCGCAGGAGCGCGTCGAGGACTCGCCGACCTACCCGGTCACGGTGGTCGAGCAGTTCGGTACGTACGGGCTCCTCGTCACCGATCCCGAGGACGGCGATGCGCTCCTCGGCACGGCGGAGCAGCCGCTCGCCGAGGTCGACGCGGAGTTCGACGGCGGCAAGGCCGTCGCGGTGGACGGCTGGACCACTCTGCCTCTCGCCACGGTCTTCACCCTGTCGGAAGAGCTGGAGCAGCTCTCCGTCCCCTTCAGCGACGACCCGAATGAAGGCAGCCTCCGGGCCCCCGACGGGCAGAATGGCTACCTCTACGTCTCGACGCTGGCGTACGACGCCGATGCCGACACCATCACGGACACCGCCACCGGAACGGTCTACAGCGACACCGGCGACGGAGCCTTCACCGCCGAGGACGGCGAGCAGCTGCTGCCGGGCTGGCAGACGACGGTCGGTCTCGACAACTTCGTCCGCGCCGTGACCGACGAGTCCATCCGCGGCCCGCTCATCTCCGTCACCGTGTGGACCTTCGTCTTCGCGCTCGTCTCCGTCGCGACGACGTTTTTCCTCGGACTGCTGCTGGCGCTCGTGTTCAACAACACGCGGATGCGGTTCCGCAACGGTTACCGGATCATCCTCATCCTCCCGTACGCCTTCCCCGCGTTCCTGTCGGCGCTCGTGTGGGCGGGGATGATGAACGAGAGCTTCGGGTTCATCAACCAGGTGCTGTTCGGCGGTGCGGCGATCCCGTGGCTCACCGACCCTGTGCTGGCGAAGGTGTCGGTGCTGCTCGTGAACCTCTGGCTCGGCTTCCCGTACATGTTCCTCGTGTGCATGGGGGCGCTGCAGGGCATCCCGGACGACGTGAACGAGGCCGCCGTCATGGACGGCGCCAACGCCTGGCAGATCTTCCGCCGGATCAAGCTGCCGCTGCTGCTGGTGACCGTGGCGCCGCTGCTGATCTCGTCCTTCGCGTTCAACTTCAACAACTTCAACCTCATCTACATGCTGACCAAGGGCGGCCCGCGCTTCAGCGACGTGTCGATCCCCGTCGGCCACACCGACATCCTCATCTCGATGGTCTACAAGGTGGCCTTCACCGGACAGACCCGCGACTACGGGCTCGCCTCCGCGTTCACGATCCTGATCTTCGTCGTGGTCGCGACGATCTCGATCATCAGCTTCCGCAAGACCAAGGCCCTCGAGGAGCTGAACTGA
- a CDS encoding class I SAM-dependent methyltransferase produces the protein MTANDKNRADLGKDPARVSGMFDQVAAGYDRTNTAMTFGNDALWRAATTRAVAPKPGERILDLGAGTASSSASLARSGAQVVAADFSPGMLAEGQRRHGAMRNLSFVQADATALPFADGEFDAVTMSYALRNVNDPKKALRELYRVTKPGGRLVINEFSTPPAKLFRGAYRFYNAQVLPRVARVAGTNGDAYDYLNESIRDWPDQKRLSAWIREAGWRDVAYRNLTFGIVALHRARKPA, from the coding sequence GTGACCGCGAACGACAAGAACCGCGCCGATCTCGGCAAGGACCCCGCCCGCGTCAGCGGCATGTTCGACCAGGTCGCCGCCGGGTACGACCGCACGAACACGGCGATGACCTTCGGCAACGACGCGCTGTGGCGGGCGGCGACCACGCGCGCCGTCGCGCCGAAACCGGGGGAGCGCATCCTCGATCTCGGCGCAGGCACGGCGTCCTCCTCGGCCTCTCTCGCCCGCAGCGGCGCCCAGGTCGTCGCGGCCGACTTCTCGCCCGGCATGCTCGCCGAAGGGCAGCGCCGCCACGGTGCGATGCGGAACCTGTCCTTCGTGCAGGCCGACGCCACGGCCCTCCCGTTCGCGGACGGGGAGTTCGACGCAGTGACGATGTCTTACGCGCTGCGCAACGTGAACGACCCGAAGAAGGCGCTGCGCGAGCTCTACCGGGTGACCAAGCCGGGCGGCCGCCTCGTCATCAACGAGTTCTCCACTCCACCCGCGAAGCTCTTCCGCGGCGCCTACCGGTTCTACAACGCCCAGGTGCTGCCGCGCGTGGCTCGCGTCGCCGGCACGAACGGCGACGCGTACGACTACCTGAACGAGTCGATCCGCGACTGGCCGGACCAGAAGCGCCTCTCGGCCTGGATCCGGGAGGCCGGCTGGCGGGACGTCGCCTACCGCAACCTCACTTTCGGCATCGTGGCCCTGCACCGGGCTCGCAAGCCCGCGTGA
- a CDS encoding DUF402 domain-containing protein encodes MSDARPAAGAEMIFQWRKWDGSPHWRHECVYLGADRWGDWVGQPAGWHSARPGAEFHAATPNVTLVPPSADFALTVNRRHPRGMRVYIDLGWDVRWSEDPLLATGIDMDLDVVRVEGERGTWVDDRDEWAEHSARYGYPAAVMRHLEELALDLETRVRARTAPFDDATADPWLDRLEALELAPRLDA; translated from the coding sequence ATGAGCGATGCGCGTCCCGCAGCCGGTGCCGAGATGATCTTCCAGTGGCGCAAGTGGGACGGATCGCCGCACTGGCGTCACGAATGCGTGTACCTCGGCGCCGACCGCTGGGGGGACTGGGTCGGACAGCCCGCCGGGTGGCACAGCGCACGCCCCGGGGCGGAGTTCCACGCGGCCACACCGAACGTCACCCTCGTCCCGCCGAGCGCCGACTTCGCGCTCACCGTCAACCGGCGGCACCCCCGCGGCATGCGCGTCTACATCGATCTCGGGTGGGACGTGCGATGGTCCGAGGACCCGCTGCTCGCGACCGGCATCGACATGGATCTCGACGTCGTGCGGGTCGAGGGCGAGCGCGGCACCTGGGTCGACGACCGCGACGAGTGGGCTGAGCACAGCGCCCGCTACGGCTACCCGGCCGCCGTCATGCGACACCTGGAGGAGCTGGCGCTCGACCTCGAGACCCGCGTGCGGGCACGGACCGCGCCGTTCGACGATGCCACCGCCGATCCGTGGCTCGACCGGCTGGAGGCCCTGGAGCTCGCGCCTAGACTGGACGCGTGA
- a CDS encoding GntR family transcriptional regulator — MGHVETKSIGESKQLLADEVFHHIARLITEGDFAEGDRIRDVDVADELHVSRTPVREALQRLERLGLVTMYPSRYTEVTVVTPQVVSDSLEFAGYQGGITARMAVPRLTAVQRERVQELVARMQASLGDGAVTARERWAVFAYLGEHCGNRQHRMLIHDVAVAVTRNLRGWMVRPGDRERMRQVYADFAEAVRLGDGDEAERLARAMYYV, encoded by the coding sequence ATGGGGCACGTCGAGACCAAGAGCATCGGAGAGAGCAAGCAACTGCTGGCGGATGAGGTGTTCCACCACATCGCGCGGCTCATCACGGAAGGGGACTTCGCCGAGGGCGACCGCATCCGCGACGTGGACGTGGCGGATGAACTCCACGTCTCGCGGACGCCCGTCCGCGAGGCGCTGCAGCGCCTGGAACGCTTGGGGCTGGTGACGATGTACCCCAGCAGGTACACGGAGGTGACCGTTGTCACGCCACAGGTGGTGTCCGACTCCCTCGAGTTCGCCGGCTACCAGGGCGGTATCACGGCGCGGATGGCGGTCCCGCGACTGACCGCCGTCCAGCGCGAGCGGGTGCAGGAACTCGTCGCGCGGATGCAGGCCTCCCTCGGGGACGGCGCCGTCACCGCGCGCGAACGCTGGGCCGTCTTCGCGTACCTCGGCGAGCACTGTGGAAACCGCCAGCACCGGATGCTCATCCACGACGTCGCCGTCGCGGTGACACGGAATCTGCGCGGGTGGATGGTTCGTCCCGGCGATCGCGAGCGCATGCGGCAGGTCTACGCCGACTTCGCGGAGGCGGTTCGCCTCGGCGACGGCGATGAGGCGGAACGTCTCGCTCGCGCCATGTACTACGTCTGA